From the Lemur catta isolate mLemCat1 chromosome 1, mLemCat1.pri, whole genome shotgun sequence genome, the window GGTGTCAAGCTTAGAGCACCTGCATGTGGACTACCCTCAGAGTGACATTCCTGTAAGGTACTGCAACTACATGATCATAGAAAAAGTCATCAGGGAACCCGACTACACTTGTAAAAAGAAGCATGTCTTCATCCACGAGAGGCCTCGAAAAATCAATAGTATTTGCACTTCTCCCAAGAAGGCGCCTTGCCAAAACCATTCCACCACTTTCTGCTTCCAGAGTGAGACAAAGTTTCAAATGACGGTCTGTCAGCTCATTGAAGGCACCAGATATCCTGCCTGTAGGTACCACATTTCCCTCATAGAGGGGTTTGTTCTTGTCACTTGTGATGACTTGAGGCCAGTTAATTTCCAGGGATATGTTGAATAACTTGAGCTCACAACTCAGCGCCTGAGTCTGAGATCCTCTCATCTGCTCTCTCAGTGGCACTGGGGCTGGTGTCCCCAGGCAGACTGGAACTGTGGACATGGGGGACTGCCTTGAGTGAAATGGGTAGCCActggtaattattaataatttatcctTCCAGTATTGCTGAGTtggaatcaataaaaaatatttactgaattaaacCATAAACTCTACATGTGTTTCAATTTTTGTCCCTTGTCTTTGGGTCATTTGATAAGAGCCAAGATTGAATCAAAGGCAGGAATTAAGACAAAGTGACTGAGACTCTCATTTTAGGTACAAGATTTAAGAGGGCACCAAAACACTCCAGTAAtctagataaataatattttaattcaatattattttgttttgtttcataggccatatattaatagcatgtctgctcaaaaaatcaaaattaatacaaaaatctctgaggcacaaaatatttaaatttttaatatccaATGGGACGGGGCTGGGATTAAGATGAGGTGAGACACATGATTTAAACTGTGGAAACGCATGGA encodes:
- the RNASE12 gene encoding probable inactive ribonuclease-like protein 12, producing MLPVRAAAKNTGVKPRDMKGILPLMIIMVIIFLLLLLWENEVNEEIMQVSSLEHLHVDYPQSDIPVRYCNYMIIEKVIREPDYTCKKKHVFIHERPRKINSICTSPKKAPCQNHSTTFCFQSETKFQMTVCQLIEGTRYPACRYHISLIEGFVLVTCDDLRPVNFQGYVE